A region from the Aegilops tauschii subsp. strangulata cultivar AL8/78 chromosome 5, Aet v6.0, whole genome shotgun sequence genome encodes:
- the LOC109763817 gene encoding U1 snRNP-associated protein usp106 produces MDAMRKQLDVLMGANRNGDVREVNRKYFDRDVCRLFLAGLCPHDLFQLTKMDLGPCPKVHSLQLRKDYEEVKAKGTENFDRELEDMIDRLIVECERKIQRALKRLADEDAKAAIAISVSEVTQSEEVAQLSKEIKEKMKEADIFDFEGKTDDKIKTMELVEELRSKRADLQATLLLDAFNKDRAAIPQPIPPPQMATLPAPPPPDARTQELINEKLSKAEALGEQGMVEEAQKALEEAEALKKLAAARQEPVPDPSKYSVADVRITDQKLRLCDICGAFLSVYDNDRRLADHFGGKLHLGYMLIREKLKELQEERNKKRTEKPEDDRRSRENSRDRNGRASRDRDAERKDRVEPRDSRRDHDRDRDRRHDRDRRHDRDRDRDHDRSSRGREHDRDRRRERSRSRDRSRRHERY; encoded by the exons ATGGACGCGATGCGGAAGCAGCTGGACGTGCTCATGGGGGCCAACCGCAACGGCGACGTGCGGGAGGTCAACCGCAAGTACTTCGACCGCGACGTCTGCCGCCTCTTCCTCGCCGGACTCTGCCCCCACGACCTCTTCCAGCTCACG AAAATGGATCTCGGACCCTGCCCCAAGGTCCACTCGCTGCAGCTGCGGAAAGA CTACGAGGAGGTAAAAGCAAAGGGGACGGAGAATTTCGACAGGGAGCTCGAGGACATGATAGACAGGCTCATCGTGGAGTGCGAGCGCAAAATCCAGAGGGCGCTCAAACGCCTCGCCGATGAGGATGCCAAGGCTGCTATCGCCATATCCGTCTCCGAGGTCACTCAG TCTGAAGAAGTTGCGCAGCTGTCAAAGGAAATCAAGGAGAAAATGAAAGAAGCCGATATCTTTG ATTTTGAAGGGAAGACTGATGATAAAATCAAGACCATGGAATTGGTGGAAGAATTAAGATCTAAAAGGGCTGACTTGCAG GCTACCCTCTTGCTTGATGCCTTTAACAAGGACCGAGCTGCAATACCTCAACCTATTCCACCACCTCAAATGGCAACACTGCCAGCACCTCCTCCTCCTGATGCTCGTACTCAAGAACTGATCAATGAGAAGCTAAGTAAAGCTGAAGCCCTTG GTGAGCAAGGGATGGTAGAAGAAGCACAGAAAGCTTTAGAAGAAGCAGAAGCTCTCAAAAAG TTGGCGGCGGCACGGCAGGAGCCTGTTCCTGATCCTTCTAAATACAGTGTTGCTGATGTTCGAATT ACTGATCAGAAATTGCGCCTCTGTGACATATGTGGAGCATTTTTGAGTGTCTATGACAA TGACCGACGTCTTGCTGACCATTTTGGAGGGAAGCTACACTTGGGTTATATGTTGATTCGTGAGAAACTGAAAGAACTCCAG GAGGAGAGGAACAAAAAAAGGACCGAGAAACCTGAAGATGACAGACG ATCAAGGGAAAACAGCAGGGACCGCAATGGGCGGGCATCCAGGGATAGAGATGCAGAAAGAAAGGACAGGGTTGAGCCCCGGGATAGCAGAAGAGACCACGATAGGGATCGTGATAGGCGCCATGACAGGGACCGTCGCCATGACCGCGACCGTGATAGAGATCATGACCGCTCCTCCCGTGGTAGAGAGCATGACCGTGATAGGAGAAGGGAACGCTCTCGATCCAGGGACCGCAGCAG GCGCCATGAAAGATATTGA